The Bacteroidales bacterium genomic sequence AAAGAAAATAGAGAATTAATGAAAAAAATTGAAGAACAAGATATATCAGAAACTAGTTTTAACGAAATAATTGAAAAAATTGATAAAAATTGGGAGCAGGCAAAAATAGAATTAAACAAAATTATTCAGGAAATTTCTTAAACTAATAATTATTTTGTCAGATAATAAAATATCTGTCAAATATCAGATAATACCAAAGGACAAAATCAAAATAAAAAAAAAGCCTGAGAAATAAACTCAGGCTTTACATTTTGTTAAACTTTTTTATTCAACCGGAGAAATTGCCTCAACAGGACAAACATCCGCACATGCACCACAATCAGTACATGTATCAGGATCAATTACATAAATATCTCCTTCAGCTATTGCATCTACAGGGCATTCATCTATACATGAGCCACAAGCAGTACAATCATCATTAATTACATAAGCCATATTAGTAAAATTTTTAAATTAATATTATGGTGTAAAGTTATATTTGAATTTTAAAATACAAAAGAAATTCTACTAATTTTTATTATTTATATGCAATTTATATAATAATTATTGTAATTAGTGAATTTAA encodes the following:
- a CDS encoding 4Fe-4S binding protein: MAYVINDDCTACGSCIDECPVDAIAEGDIYVIDPDTCTDCGACADVCPVEAISPVE